catTTCCTTTcgtttatacatttttatttttattttacctttgtcattatcattatcattatcattatttattcatataataataattattattattattattattattattattatgatatgattagtgctattattattataaatcgatattctcattattattatagttgTATTGTTATCGTCATTTATCAACATGTTCttctgtttattttatttgttttattttatcttttatttattacctAATATCATCCTTTCATTTTTACCTACATGGCTATTTcgttttattttgttatcatCATTTCACGTGTTATATTATAACTTATTCAtccgatttttttttaaatgcatatcgtttttaaaaaatgggttacCTTCGTTTTATCTAACGTATGGAAAATACTTAAAATCGAggcaatgttcattatttttgggATTTGAGGAAGTCGTGCTTCTAACTTACGGAGCATGACATCTTTCGATAACCGAAGTAATTGGATAgcctatttaaaataataaaaagagacTTAAGTAATGATCAAATGGCGATTATTCTTGTTTTCGATGATTTAAGgcatcgtgtcctaacttacaggGTAGGATCTTTTCTTCTCGACTAACTTGAAATAATGtcttttcatgaaaattaatttagttaagcgATATTTTAGTATCATGCAAAGagggattgtattttaaatttgcttcgaattttcaatttttgacatcaaaacattaagtaatcaactagatACCAATTTTGTGCGTTataagggtgctaatccttcctcatacgtaaccgactcccgaacacACATTCGTGGATTTCATAGGCTAAAAATTATCgtttttgaaaaatctaattttttattaatatggttaaaatttGAGGTGACTCGATTACacctaataaaaaaatcagTGGCGGCTCTATTTTTcgttttctaaaataaaagtcGATTTTCAAAAAAGTTTCGACATTATCATCTTAActctatttgaaattttttcaaattcaaatcaagtgaaatgaaattcgagtgaaattgtttgagttaaattaaaaaattaaacgtgtgaaatcaaattttgttatactataactaattccatattagagtatataaatttgaaatcacatatatttgaaaacttttaaaacaaaatataaaaatattttattatcataaacttaaataattaattaacttatttaggtacccaaaattattattttagaaattttaaaatattttaaaatttttagaattatttagaattattttaattttgttaaaagaaactaattttctcattttcaaaattgacatgaAATAAAGGGTATTACACCAAtctattgtttgaattatttgaattattcgagttattaaaattatttaaattgtaaaattcaacttcaaCTCAAATTCGAAActcaaattacttattcaaattgattcaaataactcgatttaattaatttaaaattaattaatttttttaaatttttttccaggAAATCGAATTTTGCTGGCCTATTAATACACACCAACAAAGGCCCTTTATACATTCGATAATTTGGAGAGAGAGGTAGCAAAGCCTTTCTCAAAGCAATGACTATGAACCCAGAGTTAGCAAAGCTCGGAAGCTCACTCTCGGTGCCTAGTGTCCAAGAGTTAGCAAAGAAGCCATTGAAAGAAGTTCCACCTCGATACGTACGCACTGATGAAGACTCTCCCATCATATCTCACTCAAATCCGTTGCCACAAGTTCCTGTCATAGATATGCAAAAGTTATCTTCCCAACAAGAACTGGAGAAGCTGCATTATGCATGCAAAGGATAGTGTTTCTTCCAGCTGCTTGTTTTCTCCTAGCTATCTGCACCTTCAATTTTCCATctcaaaaactaattaaaatagtaTAGACTGAGATTTGGCAGTAGTGTGTGAGATTTTGGGGGTTGACTTTAAAACATGGAACTGTGTTGCAGTTAATCAATCATGGAGTGAGCACTTCACTGGTGGAAAAAGTGAAGATGGAGGTCCAAGAGTTTTTCAATCTTCCAATggaagagaggaagaagctttgGCAAAAATCAGATGAAATAGAGGGGTTTGGACAGGCCTTTGTCGTGTCCGAGGAGCAGAAGCTTAACTGGGGAGATATGTTCTACATGATCACCCTTCCAACTTATTTGAGAAAACCTCACTTATTCCCTAATCTGCCAATCACCCTCAGGTTCTTTATTTGCATCTATCAATAATTTCATTCTTAAAAAAAAGGATACTGACTGAAATAGTCATTGCACCTTTATACTGAAATCATGAATGGCCATTCttttttgtccttttcttttaataattaattattacagAGAAAACCTGGAAGCTTATTCTGTAGAACTGAAACATCTTAGCATGAAACTGTTAGACCATATGGGAAAATCTCTAGGGATGGACCCTAATGACATGAGAGTCCTATTTGAAGAAGGGCATCAAGCGATGAGGATGAACTATTATCCCCCATGCCCACAGCCAGAGCTTGCAATTGGTCTAAGCGCTCATTCTGATCCTGTTGGCCTCGCCATCGTACTCCAAATCAACGAGATGGAAGGCCTTCAAGTAAAGAAAAGTGGTGTTGGGGTCCCGATTATACCCCTTGAAAATGCTTTTGTGGTCCATGTTGGTGACATTATGGAGGTAATTATTAATGgatataactaaatttaattaactgctaaatttttttaaataaatatggtGATCAAGATAAAAGGTATTGGTTTGTACTGAGGTTGCAGATAGTATCCAATGGGGTATACCCAAGCGTTAAGCATCGAGCTGCCGTGAACTCAGTTAAAGAAAGGCTTTCGATAGTTACGTTGTAAAGCCCGAGACTGGATGGGGATATGGGTCCAGCACCAAGCCTCTTTACTCCACAAAATCCCCCACTGTTCAAGAGAATAGGCGTTGCTGACTACTTCAAATGTCTTTTCACTCGCGAGCTCCGCGGAAAATCCTATGAGGATGTCTTGAGGATTCAACCTGATCAAGAAACTAATACAAACTAAATGTAAACGCTACACAACTATATTATGAATCAACCTGATCAAGAGGCTGCTGTGTTTCTTGAACACCCTAATATCAACAAATAAAAGATTCTCATCGATTTTCTAGCTTTTTATTACTGTTTTATACAAAGCAAGGTAGAATGTAAAATAACCTTGAGTCGTGATGCAGTCGTTAGTTATCTCATCCATTAATTAATACTGTTGATAATCTAATTACTACAAAAACAAAgctaaatatgaaatttgaaccTACTCATAATAAAAAAGCCGTCAAAATAGGCAGTaagaagggtttttaatttGTCACATCATCAATCTAATCAAcatagtatttaatatttttacaaaaatttggccattttgattgattatttattttcaatcagAAATTCAATGGAATATATATTagattgattattaaattattttacatcaatttatatatattaaacatatcaataattataaattttgtgcaAAACTCTTTACAATATTTTCTAAGCAAATTTAAGGTgtcaaaaaatagtttttattgttttacttccatctcaaattattttattcaactccaaaaatatatatttgatatatcaaataaatttacatCTTTTTACTAAGGGTTAATATCATTTTAACTCTTAAATTTGACAATTATCTTCATTTTAatcctaaacttaaaaaatataaaatttgatgataTTGTTGTATCATCTCATCGCCTGAAAAAAGTGTCATAACATAATACTTTTACGTTCCTTTTCAagtttaagaattaaaatagaTCTAACTGTGaaaattaattaccaaaataaattttaaaattataaatataaaaaaacctaattaccAAATTTAGGATAAATATTACATTAACCTTTTATTAATATCTTATAATAAAATCTTACTAGAGCtacataatttcatatttatatgaaaaaattaattaataaaaatagttttactaaaatgattaataaaaataataggttGAAATTAATCTACCAAAAAAATCTGACCCTCACGCTTAGCCGGTGAGTTcaaagatatttttttaattaatagttaattatgaATGTTGAAGGACGaacgtattatcctcctatttataagTTGGGAGGGTTATATgtagttatttaattaatttttatttgtattatgttttgatttttttgaatttttataattataatttatgaatttttagaaGTTGGatcaaatttgacaaaatatgtaatattttgaagattaaaattgttaattttttaataattgaaacCAAATgataaattggataaaattttattgtgttcctcaaacaattttgaaaattttaaaatttatgagaaatAAAGGAAGCCATGTTACAATCCTGGATTTAAGGTGActaagaaaaatgtaaaaatatgaaaatgtcaCTAAGCTATggaattagatttattttggttactaaattattaattttttgaaatcaaaCTCTCTcgtcaataataataaattgtttttaggatactattttacatcaatatttttaaaattttatttgtcaGGTTAGACGTTAACAATGTTAAAGGAGTAAAGATTTTGAGATACTCTACTAAAATATTTGCatgcattttaatattttttaagcattatattatattttatacttcattgtttataattttcaaatagttttcatcaataattttaattaatatgtcattttaaaataataaagaacacAAAATCAACTAATGCATTCAAAAAAagcttattatatattaatgtttcatatttaaataaataattttgaacttGAAGATTAGTCCAAGtacaataacaatataataagtTACATAAAACCATATGATCGTTTAAAGACTATCTTaatacattaacattttgttttattaattattattaactattaaattaaatttatttttctaagctTCATTCAATAAGATGGAAGTTGTAAATGGAtccttttcaattttagttatataaatttctttccAATCCCAGCTTCTTCCAGTTTCAAAGGTATATTCCCAAATGGAATTTGGCCTAAAAgaatatttagaaattattttatggatcaTTTCTACCAtatcatttatagttattttctaattatttaatgatatttcattaatttttttatgtcatTGATACAtgattttagtgatttttttaccctaaacccCGAACCTAGAATCTCGAATCCTATTCCCTGAACCTCGAATCCCATATATgctcctaaaccttaaacctaaaATTCAAAGTTATAGGTTCAAGATAAgggtaaaaaaatcaaaattatgtattaataacatgaaaaaattattaaaatattattaaataattttaaaaaaaaaccatggaTGATGTGGCGAGAAagattcataaattaatttctccTTTCTTCAATTACCTTGCTACGAAGGAGTCCCAATCTTTCTTCATAAAATATAGTAGGCTTAATTTGCATACAATTCTTAAGGCCTTAATCAGAAAAGGAAAAGGTTTGATATTTGTTCCTGGCCGCCCAGCTTCAATTAACATTTCCTCCGCAATCAACTCCGCTTGTAAACACACAAacgtataattttaaaaatgcttTGAACTTAATCCAATTTGTTGACTGTAAGATAAGATCGGACTAAGCCTAAAAAAAGAACCTTCCTTCTTCCATTATTACAAATCACGACAATTCATCCTTGGTTTTAGTCAATTACATCATACGCTTCCACTTTGTTTTGTATGATGCTTCTCTCTCCTAACCCACTCTATAAAAATCACCCTGATCCTTCCTATGAAATCCACGTCCCACACGTAAAACACTTTAGTTGATAGCTAGCAGCAAAAATGAAGTTCTTAGCTTTGATGGTTGTGCTCATTTTGGCCTCTGCATTGAGGGCCTCGGCTGATATCAGTTCGCTTATCAGCCAAGATATGTTCAATGAGATGTTAAAGCATCGTAATGATGGTAACTGCCCTGGCAAAGGTTTCTATACATACGATGCTTTCATTGCCGCTGCTAACTCCTTTGGTGCTTTCGGAACCACCGGCGATGATACTACTCGTAAAAGAGAAATTGCTGCCTTCTTGGCTCAAACTTCCCATGAAACTACAGGTTCATTTctctcattaaaaataaatcaattttgttcattttctctctataaAACTAGTCATGCATGCATGGTTAATGGCATAATCCTTGTATATATAGGTGGGTGGCCAACTGCACCGGACGGTCCATACGCATGGGGATATTGCTATGTTCAGGAACAGGGCAACCCTGGAGATTACTGTGTTCCAAATCAACAATGGCCTTGTGCCCCtggtaaaaaatattttggccgTGGTCCTATTCAGATCTCTTAGTAAGTGTCTTCTCTTTTGAATATAAACCATTGAATTTAATCATTCTAATAGATAGAATGTTCATTGAATTTAAACtactaaactaataaaaatatataccgGAAATGGAATCCTTCCAACTATATCTTGACCTTGACCCTTGACTTTGGCAGCAACTACAACTATGGTCCAGCAGGAGAAGCAATAAAGGCTAATATTCTGAATGACCCCGATTTGGTAGCCAAGGACCCGACCATTTCTTTCAAGACAGGTCTTTGGTTCTGGATGACTCCACAGTCACCGAAACCTTCAAGTCACGATGTCATCACCGGCCAATGGAAGCCATCTGCAGAAGACACGGCGGCTGGTCGGGTCCCTGGATACGGTGTCATTACCAACATCATCAATGGTGGCATCGAATGTGGCAAAGGATCCAACCCTCAAGTTGAGGATAGAATCGGGTTTTACAAGAGATACTGTGACATACTGAAAGTGAGCTACGGTGACAATCTTGACTGCTACAACCAAAGACCCTTTGCTTAATTATGCACTTTAATCCATCGTATCATGGGTGGggtaataaatatatgaaagaatagcatttacaaatcaaattatatttaaaataatcatgCTATTGTACTACGACTATATATAGATGCATCTTCCGTGGAGATGGAATAagataaatattcaataaataaatgagtttttttatttaatatatgatttggtaatttagtttgattttttaatatggttttgtgtttttgtattTGGTAAAAACTATACATTTTGGTACTTAAAGGTAACATATTAACTTTTTAGCGTATAATTGAGTTTTAAGgttgatttgataaaagataattgttaatattattcgGTTCgattttttcatgattttgtaaaaagaataaatgtaatgttaattatgaattgttttaaaattttgtgtttaactTGTTGAATAAAATTGAGCGGTGGTGTATTTTCTGAATTTTAaggttgatttgataaaattttattgttaatattattaattaattataaaatttaggagacaaaaaaatacaaaaaagtttTATAAACTGATACTCGTAAAAGTTgatgaatttgttgaattttgatcGGAAAATGGaataaatggatgaaatttgttAAAGTATGAGAAATTTTCTCTCGTTTcctttttctaataatttttttcaattttaccatAAAACCATACTCAAGTCTCatcttttaaaatgttatgtgATCATTTTCTACCATGGAAATTAATtcattgaagaagaaaatgaagaaaagatttGAGAAAGTAAAGGAGAAAGGAAAGATTTCAagattttattaagaaaattgtGTTTATTGGAAGTAAAATCATAtggaaattatattaaatacataaaatcaaTAACGTttcatgtatgtatatgtaaaaagaaagaagaaagatgttgacactattttttgttaaaacggagtcgatttgaatttgaaaataaaaacgggagtcgccaccaatcttttttatctaggtgtgatcggatcacctcatcattttaataaaagtttaaatttactaaaatgataattttttggtctacaaaattcagaaaacgggttcgggagtcggttacgcacgaggaaagattagcaccctcgatacacccaaaattggtacctagttgattaattaatgtcttaatgtcaaagattgaaaactttaaagaattttaaaaatacgacccctctttatattatgttattttaaaatgttttaattaaatcaaaaatagaaaatgcctccttatctcgaagtaacaagatgtcacacctagtaagttaggacccgacatcTCATATTTTGAGAGTAAGTTTgcatttcactttttatttaaacctcatttatttcaattttaaaaggacATTCGGTTATTTAGGTCCAACGCGAGAAAAATCGAGGCTTAGTAAGTTAGAGcacgatttctcgaattttctaaatacggaatattgcctttatttttttgaaattttgtgtgtttggaaatttaaaaggatattttgctatttaggttCAACGAGAAAATtgagacccagtaagttagggtacaatttctcgaatttctaaaaatgtacaatttctcgaatttctaaAACGCGAAACATTGCCTTATCTTGAAATGTGTTACGAACTTGAGTAAAagaacaatgaaataaaaacctTTAATTCATTATGCTTTTAATAGAATCATTTAACACACAAAAGGAATCATACATGGCTATACaacatacatttaaataacCGTAGCATAATAcgcataaaaatacaaatattttgatatttaaaagttctAATGTCAACATACAtgaataataatacaaataatcatataacaacaataataataataatgataaagatAACACTAAAGGatctaaaagttaaaaatatttgaaaattggCACATAACTagataatgaaatgataataataataataataataataatgacataaatgaaatatacaaatcaatacacatatataaaaaaaatgaataataaataacataaataatggtgtaagtttgatttaaaattgaaaaatgagcaaatacaaaaaaacattaatttaattatttaatgaaactattttttaaaaaatataaatgggaataaaaaaagaacaataaataaacaaaataataaaaacaagtcagggaccaaattgaaattcgGCCAAAAATCAGAgtttaaattgcaaataaaaggTTCAGGGGGCTGAAATGGAGCACGCGCAAAGTGCGAAGGACTGATCGGGCAATATGCCCAAGTCCTGAAGCGCAGCATTTATGCGCGGACTAAATTGGAACATGCAGCAAATTTGCAGggccaaataaaaaaataaagaaacaagcagaaggattaaattaaaacaaaacaataatgtgGAAGGACCAAGGGCACAAATTACCCATCCAGGAGCAACACGCGGATCCCAGCTATGTAGCGGGTCGGGTCGCGGGTCAGAGCCAATGAAACGACGTCATTTCGACGTCAATGCACTTTgtgcaaaacggcgccgtttaataatattataaagcccaaattttttttcaaaccccATTTCAGccattatgtttttaaaaaatagaaaaaaaaagcttcCATTCTCTCAACTCTTCCCCTTCTCCGGTCCGAGGCTCTGGCGAGCATTCAGGGTGGCTTCGCCATAGCGCCACCGCGCCGGAAGGCGGAAAACGTCcgaaatcctttttttttaaatcgttccttttacACACAAACCCGATTTCGTTATTTTTTGAACTAAAatgagaggaaaagaaaagaaaatggccTTTCGGCCTCGCCGTTTCTCTTCTCAACAAGCCCCGAACGAAACCTTAGTGGCTCTGGTGACTCGTCGAACGGAGGAGGCCTCCAACGGCGGCGCACTGCGACGAACAAGTATTTCAAAACCCTTTTCTTATTTCTAGTTTTCTgttcaaaataaatttgtaaaaaacaaataaaaagaacgAAAAACAAATAGGAAacaataaatgattttaatcaacCTTTCCGAATTTCTAATCTATTTTTTTGATTGCTTCGTGTGCCtccaaaaaaaaggaaaattacaaGTCtctgattttttgttttatagccGATCTAAACAACTCTTTTATGTCTATTTTTCGTTGTTTTGTGATTTGGTTGCTTCTTTCTGTTGCGTGTTGCACGTTTTGCAGATGTCAGGGGTCGGTGATAGGCGAACGGCGGTGGAAATGGGCATGCGAGTGGCGGCTGGTCAGAAGAACACGCGACATTGGGGGCTTGGGCAGAGGTGCGGTGCGCCTTAAGGTTGGTTACTGCTTGTTTTTTCATTCTGCTGGgctagggtttagtttttatttgggCATagtttatgcttttattttgtgtttggttTTAATTGGTATTTGGGCTGAGATTTATTTGGGTTTGTATTGGTTTCAGGCCCCGGGAAAAAATGGGCTCTTACAGCTGttcctctttgctcattgtcgtgtaacgagaatagagcaaagactaagaaagaccaattttgcccggtctcgccgAGTCTTGACATCTTGGTGCTTTTCTTCTTCAGATAGCTTCATTCTAGTCCACTGCGTCTTTTTTCTTCGATCCTCTTCACGGCATCTTCAGAGAAATACGGCTTATAGCTTCAATCCACTTTATTGCACTTCGGAGAGATAcggcttcaatctactctactgcaactccATGAGgatgagatttgtggttttaatccgctccactgcaacttcagggagataggattggctTCTTTtgtctgttccactacaacttcagggagataagactggatgcgatctgctccactactgcttagggagataagatcggTTTCTTTCAAATTGACTACAATGTCGGGGAacaagattcgccattgtagctttaatctgctccactgcaccgtcagggaagtaagattcgtcgttgcggcttcaatattttaaattgcaataccagggaagcaagattcaccgttgtagctttaatctgctccatttTACTGCCAGAGAAgtgagattcgccgttgtggcttcaatatttttaattgcaatgtcgaggaACAAGATTCccattgtggctttaatctgctccactacaccgccagggaagtaagattcgccgttgcgacttcaatcttttaaattgcaatgtcggggaagcaagattcgcctttgtagctttaatcttctcCACTGCATCGCCatagaagtaagattcgccgttgtggcttcaatattttaatttgcaaTTTCAGCaaagcaagattcgccgtcgtagctttaatctgctccactgcaccaccaaggaagtaagatttgccgttgcggcttcaatctttttaattgcaatgtcggggaacacgattcactgttgtagcttcaatcagCTCCACTGCACCaccaaggaagtaagattcaccgttgcgacttcaatctttttaattgcaatgtcggagAAGCAggattcgccgtcgtagcttcaatttgATCCACTACATCGCTAGGGAAGTAAAATTCACcattgcggcttcaatctttttaattgcaatgtcggggaagcaagattcgccgtcgtagctttaatctgctccactgtactGCCAGGGAAGAtaacttcattgatctgttctttggagaacatgacctgtagaatccatttcatggacctacttatgcctagtgattaggatgtcatgatcaaaatgaatcaaatgctcctaactagatgtataTGTATGATACTTACATGgaatgatatttgtatgaatgcacaatgtcatgagaatgatccctcTTAATGTTTGGGTTGTCATTCCTCTTTGTTCATTTAGGCTCTATTACCAACACGTCAGAATGCCATCTCGCTCGGCTAGTAACACTCATCTCTCACTTAGccggattgcccccactgtaatcttcaaagttcaatccgtTGTAATCTTTAAGGTTAAATCCACGGtaattttgggacataaaattcgAGCCATCTTCCTCCCGCTGAGTATAAGATCTGGCTCTTTCTCAATCTTCTCCCACTGCCATTCGgggatacaggatctaaatctctttggtctcctacaccattctcaaggtgtcgtaccaaatgtATATCCATAAATAAAAGATTCTCTTCTCTGAGAAAACCTCTTCTTAtcactcggtgatcattgcttgtttattcattaaaacctTGTAACCACCACGACGTCTTGTCATTTGGgcaacaaaatctgaaagaatagtcttaatttagactctcttcttagacatttcaacctttaaacctggtgtgttttaaacaatagtcctgtttcaggttcctgtattatttagaagctttcaaAGTAATATATAGAACTCCTTCTGCTTGAATATTCAGTTcgttaatcgttatttcaatgaaaaatgctcgAAAAAGATTACCAAActggacaagatgaaattttgttaagagcaaagctcgaaatgaatgaatCAATCAAGATGACAAATTTTGCTGGaatacaaaatgagaataaattaatcaagaagatgtattttgtcaaaaatacaaaaaatgaataaaatggaaacaggtgccccagatatcgtagcatgagcttctTTGCTccaaacttcttgaggaccTTTTTGAAcctgatatgtgtttagaagtcctagaagactttgttgatgccccaagatgtagcatctCTCCTTCTTATTAATTCGGAGAGGACAAGACTACCGCATGCCCCACcttcgatcaaaatttgaactgcccattcctgggttttcaatttaaaacccatttggtctcaaggtgccttttgcgggttttcaccttggcctctccttttcttttcttttttcgtttttcttttattttcttttttcaagtgaagtatttattGCCTGAATCAAAAT
This genomic stretch from Gossypium raimondii isolate GPD5lz chromosome 6, ASM2569854v1, whole genome shotgun sequence harbors:
- the LOC105774542 gene encoding basic endochitinase, translated to MKFLALMVVLILASALRASADISSLISQDMFNEMLKHRNDGNCPGKGFYTYDAFIAAANSFGAFGTTGDDTTRKREIAAFLAQTSHETTGGWPTAPDGPYAWGYCYVQEQGNPGDYCVPNQQWPCAPGKKYFGRGPIQISYNYNYGPAGEAIKANILNDPDLVAKDPTISFKTGLWFWMTPQSPKPSSHDVITGQWKPSAEDTAAGRVPGYGVITNIINGGIECGKGSNPQVEDRIGFYKRYCDILKVSYGDNLDCYNQRPFA